ATGGGATACAACTGCGAATAGTAGACAGATTTTATGCAAGCAGTAAAACGTGTTCCCGATGTGGACATATCAAGAAGGATTTGAAGCTGTCAGACCGTGTATATGAGTGTACAGAATGCGGATTAGTAATTGACCGAGATTATAACGCCGCATTAAATTTGAGAAGCTGTAAGAAATATAGTACCGTTGGCTAGGCGGGAATTGAAGCCTCTGGACTGTCGGACAAGCCTTAGTAGCGTTGCGAAAGGGGACAGGTTGAACGAGGAATAATCGGAAAAGTGTCGATAACACAGAATTACACTTTTTACGTAGCAGGAGCGCGAGTCATGACAGAGGATGACGGACTCAGAATAGACTTGCGGAGAATGTTCCCGGAGGCCGTGAAGCGTGTCGAAATATTAGAGCGGCTCAAAAGGGCGTGGCCTTCTGTCGTGAGATTTCCGGCGGTGTGGCGGTATTCACTTCCTGTTGTGCTGGGAGTGAATTATGTTGTTGTTGACGTTCGCAATGACACCGCCCAAAAAATGCTGTCGAACATGGCCGGGAACATCATGCGGGCATTGTCGGCAATGGGATATGAATCGGACGGAGATTTCTCGCTGAGATTCCACGCGGTGAAGAAAGAAAATCTCATGGGCAGGAAAAAATCATCAGTCCGGGAAATTCTTGCTGACGGAGAAAAAGTCCGGCAGTATATGAGCGGTGCGCCTGAGACACTGCCGGAGGAGATAAATTACGCGCTGGCACACCTTCGGGCATATCTTGACGGGAGGCAGAAATCAGCAAGAGTATAATGTACCGCAAAAAATGCTCACACAGATAAATCACTCATTACGGCGCAGAATCGGCAAAGCTATATCACAATGGCAGATGATTTCCGGCGGGGATAAAATCCTCGTGGGACTCTCAGGCGGAAAAGACAGCCTCATATTGTTGCAGGCTCTCAGCGAATTACAGCAAAGAAGCCCGGTAAAGTTCTCGCTTTCTGCGCTGACCGTAAGACTCTCAGGACTCGAAATTTCCCTACTTCAGGAATATTGCGGGACTCTCGGCGTTCCGTATACAGTCCTCGAACATGACATCATCGGCATAATTCACGCGAGGCAGGAAAAATCGCCGTGTTCATTCTGCGCCAACATGAGACGCGGAATAATAAGCTCATGGGCGGCTCAGAACGGGTACAACAAATTAGCATTAGGCCACACGCTTGATGACGCTGTAGAAACATTTTTCATGAATCTGCTACATTCAGGCCGGGCAAAAAGTTTTCAGCCAAAATCACTAATGACACGCACGGGCGTTACTGTGATTCGTCCGCTGGTACTGTCTACAGAAGCCGCAATCATTGACGAGGTTAGACGGCTGAATCTTCCTGTAATATCGAGTCCCTGCCCGTTTGCCGGACACACAGAGAGGCAGAGAGTCCGTGAATATATAGCGGGATTAAGGAAAGACATTCCGGATTTATACGCTAAAATATTGCACGCGCTACAAAATTTAACCGAGTCTGAAAGCTGGCAATCATGACGACTATAATACCTTCTGACGTAAAAATTACTCCGTGGCTTGAGCAGTTCAGAGCCTTCAAGGAAGAATATCCCGACGCGCTTTTACTCTTCAGGATGGGCGACTTCTACGAGATGTTTTTTGACGACGCAAAGCAGGCGGCCTCCGTCCTGAATATCGCGCTTACCGCAAGAGACCCGGAGAAGAAAATTCCTATGGCCGGAATCCCTCATCACGCGCTGAACTCGTATTTAGATCGGCTGATTCGTGCGGGCTTCCGTGCGGCAATATGCGAGCAGATCGGCGAACCGTCAGCAAAAGGAATCGTAGAGCGCAGAGTCATCCGCGTAGTTACGCCGGGTACGTACCTTCCTGATGATGAGGCCGGAGAATCGGCGCACCTTGCTTCAGTCTGGCCTGTTCGGGGGCGGGTTGCTATGGCGTTATTGTCGGTCAACACTGGGCTGTTAGAGGCCGGGACTCTCTCAGAGCGGGACGCGGAAGCAATGTTATCAGCATTCACACCGGGCGAAATCCTTTACCCCTCGAACATAAAGACTCTCCCCGAATTTCTGACGGGCTATAATCTCCGGCCTGTGTCCCCTGAGACATTCAAGCCCGAAAACGCAAGCGGACGGCTCAAATCAGCATTACACACTTCACGGCTTGAGGGGTTCGGGATTAATGACGGCGATTTATGCACCGGGCCTGCGTGGGCGGCATTGGACTATCTCACGGCGACTCAGTTCAGCTCGTTGAATGACGTTCTGAAACTTTCGCCCCTCATGGTAAAAGACCGAATGAGCATAGACTCGTCAGCACAGAGAAATTTAGAGCTTATCCCCGAAACATCAGGAACAAGCGTATCACTTTTATCATCAATAGACAGGTGCAGGACAAGCGCAGGAAGGCGCACCCTCAAAGGCTGGCTGCTGCGTCCCCTCATGGACATAAATGCGATCTCACAGAGACAGGAATATATCGGCGTTCTTGTCTCATCTCCACGCGAACGCTCACAGCTTCAAGACTATTTATCGTCAACGCGGGACATTGAGCGGTCATTATCACGGCTCGCACTCGGCACGGGAAATCCTACAGACCTCGGCGCAATCCGCGACACCCTACGCATAATCCCCGGAATAAAATCTATAACGCTGGCCAGTCCGCTAAGGTCATTGCAGGAATCACTGCCGGACGTTTCAGCACTGAGCGAATATTTAGAGTCGGCATTGGAGGAGAGAGTCCCCCGCCAGTTAGGGAACGGCGACACAATTCGCTCATCATTCAGCGCGGAATTGTCATCGCTCCGGGAAATTTCGCAGAAGGGCGATATATGGCTGTCTGAATACGTAGAACGTGAGCGGGAAGCAACAAAGACTCCCAAGCTCAAAGCAGGATTCACTAACGCATTCGGCTATTATCTTGAGGCAGGGAAATTGGGACTCGTTGTTCAGCCGGATTACTTCAGGCAGACTCAGACGCTCGTAAACGCAAGGAGATATGTTACGCCGGAATTGAAGAATTTTGAGTCGCGAATGAAAAACGCTGAGGCCGAAATATCACGAATTGAGTCAGAATTGTACCGGGCTGTTGTCGCTCACGTCCTCGAACACAGCAAGGAGTTACAGCTAACGGCGCGGCTACTTGGTATTCTCGACTGCACAGCGTCAGGGGCGGAAATCGCGAGGGCGGGAAATTATTGCTGTCCTGTCGTGGATGACTCTGACGTTATAGACATAAAAGCCGGGCGGCATCCTGTGATTGAGCGTGAACTCAAAGACGCGGGATTTGTCCCTAATGACGTAAATATAGACCGTGAAAGCCGTGTGATAATCCTGACAGGGCCGAACATGGCCGGGAAATCTACATGGCTCCGAATGACCGCGCTAATCGTGATAATGTCGCAGGCGGGGTTGTGGGTTCCTGCCGACGGTGCAAGGGTCGGACTCGTTGACCGCGTATTTACACGCATAGGGGCGCGGGATGATCTCGTGAGAGGGTCAAGCACATTTATGATTGAGATGTTAGAGACGGCCAATATACTGAACAACGTAACAGACAGGAGCATGATAATTCTTGATGAGGTTGGCCGGGGGACAGCGACATATGACGGCATGAGCATAGCGTGGGCGGTGCTGGAATATTTGCAGGGTGCGTCAAAATCGCGTGTGCTTTTCGCGACTCACTACCACGAATTGACCTGCCTAGAAGAGAGATTGCCGGGCGTGAAGAACTACAGCATGACGGTCTCAGAGGGCAGAGACGGAATACTATTCCTCCATCAGGTCGCCAGGGGTGCGGCGGGAAGGTCATACGGGATTGAGGTTGCGAGGATTGCGGGATTGCCGGATGTGGTATTACGGCGGGCGTTTGAGCTGTTAGAAATATTCGAGAAAGACGGCCTTACGGTGAAAGAGATTCCCGCGCCTTTGCCGCAGGCGGCACTGAGACGGCAGATAATGTTATTGTCGCCTGAAAGTGATGCAGTAATTGAGGAGTTAGCCGAGATTGACACGGATAATATTACGCCGATGGAGGCACTGAAGATTCTTCACAGGCTGAAGGAAAAGAGTCGGAATGCACGCATGATATAATCAGCAAAATTCCCAGTAATAAGGAGGTTGACAGGGATTAATTCCCGCGCCATAATGCAGTCAGCAGTCAGCAGTAGCTTCTTATGCTCTCTTATCAGGTATTTCCGCAATGCCTACAGAAAAATTTTCCGTTACATTCTCCGCACAATCAACAGGCACAGACTCACCAACAAAAATTTCTCGGTCATCTCGAATAACTGCACAGGCGGTGTAATTCTTCATGAGCTTGGACAGCGTTTTGACAGCCCAACGGTTAATTTGGCTATATCGCCTCAAGATTTCGTGAAGTTCTGCGGAAACCTGAAGTATTACATTTCCTGCGAGCTTGAAGAATGCGTGAATCCCAGTGTGAAT
This window of the Synergistaceae bacterium genome carries:
- a CDS encoding transposase: GIQLRIVDRFYASSKTCSRCGHIKKDLKLSDRVYECTECGLVIDRDYNAALNLRSCKKYSTVG
- a CDS encoding tRNA 2-thiocytidine(32) synthetase TtcA, whose amino-acid sequence is MISGGDKILVGLSGGKDSLILLQALSELQQRSPVKFSLSALTVRLSGLEISLLQEYCGTLGVPYTVLEHDIIGIIHARQEKSPCSFCANMRRGIISSWAAQNGYNKLALGHTLDDAVETFFMNLLHSGRAKSFQPKSLMTRTGVTVIRPLVLSTEAAIIDEVRRLNLPVISSPCPFAGHTERQRVREYIAGLRKDIPDLYAKILHALQNLTESESWQS
- the mutS gene encoding DNA mismatch repair protein MutS — encoded protein: MTTIIPSDVKITPWLEQFRAFKEEYPDALLLFRMGDFYEMFFDDAKQAASVLNIALTARDPEKKIPMAGIPHHALNSYLDRLIRAGFRAAICEQIGEPSAKGIVERRVIRVVTPGTYLPDDEAGESAHLASVWPVRGRVAMALLSVNTGLLEAGTLSERDAEAMLSAFTPGEILYPSNIKTLPEFLTGYNLRPVSPETFKPENASGRLKSALHTSRLEGFGINDGDLCTGPAWAALDYLTATQFSSLNDVLKLSPLMVKDRMSIDSSAQRNLELIPETSGTSVSLLSSIDRCRTSAGRRTLKGWLLRPLMDINAISQRQEYIGVLVSSPRERSQLQDYLSSTRDIERSLSRLALGTGNPTDLGAIRDTLRIIPGIKSITLASPLRSLQESLPDVSALSEYLESALEERVPRQLGNGDTIRSSFSAELSSLREISQKGDIWLSEYVEREREATKTPKLKAGFTNAFGYYLEAGKLGLVVQPDYFRQTQTLVNARRYVTPELKNFESRMKNAEAEISRIESELYRAVVAHVLEHSKELQLTARLLGILDCTASGAEIARAGNYCCPVVDDSDVIDIKAGRHPVIERELKDAGFVPNDVNIDRESRVIILTGPNMAGKSTWLRMTALIVIMSQAGLWVPADGARVGLVDRVFTRIGARDDLVRGSSTFMIEMLETANILNNVTDRSMIILDEVGRGTATYDGMSIAWAVLEYLQGASKSRVLFATHYHELTCLEERLPGVKNYSMTVSEGRDGILFLHQVARGAAGRSYGIEVARIAGLPDVVLRRAFELLEIFEKDGLTVKEIPAPLPQAALRRQIMLLSPESDAVIEELAEIDTDNITPMEALKILHRLKEKSRNARMI